The Endozoicomonas montiporae CL-33 genome contains a region encoding:
- a CDS encoding transposase: MLLACVIKHFKKIRKVWADCGYRGYLEEWFYRRKPRRELEITKRPRGKFVVQAKRWVVERTFGWFEGSRRLAKDYEQLPENSESFIYICMIRIMVKRLV; the protein is encoded by the coding sequence ATATTGCTTGCCTGTGTGATCAAGCACTTTAAGAAAATCCGTAAGGTTTGGGCAGACTGCGGTTACAGAGGGTATCTGGAAGAGTGGTTTTATCGGAGAAAGCCAAGACGAGAGCTGGAAATCACAAAGCGCCCACGGGGTAAATTTGTTGTGCAAGCCAAGCGATGGGTCGTAGAGAGAACCTTTGGGTGGTTTGAAGGCTCTCGTCGCTTGGCGAAGGATTATGAGCAACTACCAGAAAATTCAGAATCGTTTATCTATATATGCATGATTCGAATAATGGTTAAGAGGCTTGTTTAG
- a CDS encoding retention module-containing protein — protein MFSFKTASKKELEKGDKVYLNDQVFTESGGSVVIKTANNQVMELGSQQQLTLTNSMLSGQDDESEDDLSLDELQAAIAEGADPIEVAQAAAAGEEQGSSGEGSSEVVEVQRNSLDMPVIEREDDYEFRQQQTDVSSEAGATESSATANVAEEESDEEDGETEDSVTTSYKPVAQTSSMVTNEDVTVLKGQLYSLDNNSDETMTYTLVSAPEAGSISINADGSFEFNPASDFEYLAEGESKTVT, from the coding sequence TTGTTTAGTTTTAAAACAGCCTCTAAGAAAGAACTCGAAAAAGGAGACAAGGTCTATCTGAATGATCAGGTCTTCACTGAGAGTGGTGGTTCCGTTGTCATTAAAACGGCTAATAACCAGGTTATGGAACTGGGGTCGCAGCAGCAACTTACTCTCACGAATAGCATGCTGTCTGGCCAGGACGATGAGTCAGAGGATGACCTGTCACTTGATGAACTTCAGGCAGCTATTGCCGAAGGCGCTGACCCGATCGAAGTGGCTCAGGCAGCCGCTGCCGGTGAAGAACAGGGATCGTCGGGTGAAGGCAGCTCTGAAGTCGTAGAGGTTCAGCGTAACTCGCTGGATATGCCTGTTATTGAACGTGAAGATGATTACGAATTCAGGCAGCAACAAACAGATGTTTCCTCTGAAGCAGGCGCTACTGAGAGTTCAGCAACTGCCAATGTGGCTGAGGAGGAGTCTGATGAAGAGGATGGTGAAACCGAGGATTCGGTAACGACGTCTTATAAACCGGTTGCGCAAACCTCGTCCATGGTGACGAATGAAGATGTTACCGTACTGAAAGGTCAGCTTTACTCGCTGGATAATAACTCTGACGAAACCATGACTTACACACTGGTTTCTGCACCTGAAGCGGGTTCGATCAGCATAAACGCTGATGGCTCATTCGAATTTAACCCGGCATCAGACTTTGAGTATCTGGCAGAGGGTGAAAGCAAAACCGTTACGTAA
- a CDS encoding IS5 family transposase: protein MYPSDLTDDQWKVIQPFFPDPGYDQPKNGRPREWAYRHILDAIIYVDKTGCQWRQLPSDFPPWGTVYTYFRNWRLDGTWKKLHDALRDKVRLSVVKLAQPTAASIDSQSVKTSVKGGAGVMTEARRSMVESAI, encoded by the coding sequence ATGTACCCCTCAGATTTGACTGATGACCAGTGGAAAGTCATTCAGCCCTTCTTCCCCGATCCGGGATATGACCAACCCAAAAATGGCAGACCCAGAGAGTGGGCTTATCGACACATTCTGGATGCGATTATCTATGTTGATAAAACAGGCTGTCAGTGGCGACAGTTGCCTTCTGACTTCCCGCCTTGGGGAACCGTTTACACCTATTTCCGAAACTGGCGGCTCGATGGAACCTGGAAGAAATTACACGACGCTTTGAGAGACAAAGTAAGGCTGAGTGTTGTCAAATTAGCTCAACCAACTGCTGCCAGCATTGATTCTCAGAGTGTAAAAACCTCAGTAAAAGGGGGGGCCGGGGTTATGACGGAGGCAAGAAGATCAATGGTAGAAAGCGCCATATAG
- a CDS encoding HlyD family type I secretion periplasmic adaptor subunit — protein sequence MNDQKDTDPKKQSEEQVLQEQDILEPSETAEEVAESSLEEHVKPEDLEYMSDTSAAMLMKTPRGGRLLIYMMLLAVFTAIIWATVAELDEITRGMGKVIPSSRLQVVQNLEGGILQEIYVQEGELVEEDQLLLRLDDTRFRSTYRESAVEYYSELARASRLKAELSGKDIYFPPELNDYREYIDREETIFDNRKAGLRAELDIANRQSSQAKHELSASEAQLEFLTTSLDLGEEELELTKPLAQQGVVSHVEMIQLKQRVNDLASERKMTELSIPKLESAYQEALARKRELTVKFREEVVQELRETELKLAQMTESHTSLEDQVNRTLVRSPVPGIVKKININTIGGVIQPGMDLLEIVPVEDNLLIETEISPKDIGFLREGMRSVVKLTAYDFAIYGGLEGTLEHIGADTVENEKGESFYIVHIRTEKNHLGTEEKPLEIIPGMKTNVDIITGKKSLMDYLLKPILKSKQNALTER from the coding sequence ATGAACGATCAAAAGGACACTGATCCCAAAAAGCAGAGTGAAGAGCAGGTGCTGCAGGAGCAGGATATTCTTGAGCCTTCTGAAACGGCCGAAGAAGTGGCTGAATCTTCACTGGAAGAGCATGTAAAGCCTGAAGATCTGGAATACATGTCAGATACCAGTGCTGCCATGTTGATGAAAACACCAAGAGGTGGCCGGCTGCTGATTTACATGATGTTGTTGGCGGTCTTTACCGCCATTATCTGGGCCACCGTTGCCGAGCTGGATGAAATTACCCGGGGCATGGGCAAAGTGATCCCTTCTTCCAGATTGCAGGTGGTACAGAATCTTGAAGGCGGAATATTGCAGGAAATCTACGTTCAGGAAGGTGAACTGGTAGAAGAAGATCAGCTGCTGCTCAGGCTGGACGACACACGTTTCCGCTCGACTTACCGGGAAAGTGCTGTTGAATATTACAGTGAGCTGGCCAGAGCATCGCGCTTGAAAGCTGAACTGAGCGGCAAAGACATCTATTTTCCTCCTGAGCTGAATGATTATCGCGAATACATTGATCGTGAAGAAACCATCTTTGACAACCGCAAAGCAGGTTTAAGGGCTGAACTGGACATTGCAAACCGTCAGTCCAGTCAGGCCAAGCATGAATTATCAGCTTCCGAAGCCCAACTGGAGTTTCTGACAACCAGCCTTGATCTGGGAGAAGAAGAGCTGGAATTAACCAAACCACTGGCTCAGCAGGGTGTGGTTTCCCATGTGGAGATGATTCAGCTGAAGCAACGGGTTAATGATCTGGCTTCTGAGAGAAAAATGACCGAGTTATCTATTCCCAAGCTTGAGTCAGCCTACCAAGAAGCTCTGGCTCGAAAAAGAGAACTGACTGTTAAGTTCAGGGAAGAAGTTGTGCAGGAGTTGAGAGAAACTGAACTGAAACTTGCACAAATGACTGAGTCTCATACCAGTCTTGAAGATCAGGTCAACAGAACACTGGTTCGATCTCCTGTCCCAGGTATTGTTAAGAAAATTAATATAAATACGATTGGTGGTGTTATTCAGCCAGGTATGGATTTGCTGGAAATCGTTCCTGTTGAAGATAATTTGTTAATTGAAACTGAAATCAGTCCAAAGGACATTGGCTTCTTACGGGAAGGTATGCGTTCGGTTGTTAAATTAACCGCTTACGATTTTGCAATTTATGGTGGCCTTGAAGGCACACTGGAGCATATTGGTGCAGATACCGTTGAGAATGAAAAAGGCGAAAGCTTTTATATTGTGCACATTAGAACAGAAAAAAATCATCTGGGTACTGAAGAAAAACCACTGGAAATTATTCCCGGTATGAAAACCAATGTGGATATTATTACCGGCAAAAAAAGTCTGATGGATTATTTACTTAAACCTATCTTGAAATCCAAACAGAACGCATTGACTGAACGATAA
- a CDS encoding IS5 family transposase (programmed frameshift), with protein MPRTVLRNDQWNRIKDLLPGKSSDCGVTAKDNRKFLEAVLWIARTGAPWRDLPKSFGNWHRVYVRYNRWCHKATWGDIFEELSKDKNLEYLMVDGSIARVHQHGAPKKAQDDEAVGKSRGGLTTKIHAAVDALGNPVRLILTAGQASEYGQANALIEAFSADYVLADKGYDSDAFILAIGCIGAEPVIPPRKGRLQPRLYDRELYKERNLVERLFQKLKHFRRIAARYERLGRNYLGMLQLTASLVWLA; from the exons ATGCCTCGTACAGTTCTCCGCAATGATCAATGGAATCGAATCAAAGACCTCCTGCCAGGAAAATCATCAGACTGTGGAGTAACAGCCAAGGATAATCGCAAGTTTCTCGAAGCTGTTCTGTGGATTGCCAGAACTGGAGCACCATGGAGAGACCTACCAAAATCTTTCGGAAATTGGCACAGAGTTTATGTTCGCTATAACCGTTGGTGCCACAAGGCAACGTGGGGCGACATCTTTGAAGAGCTTTCCAAGGATAAGAATCTTGAGTATCTGATGGTAGACGGCAGTATTGCTCGAGTTCATCAGCATGGAGCACCAAAAAAA GCTCAAGATGATGAGGCCGTTGGCAAATCAAGAGGTGGTCTGACGACTAAAATCCATGCTGCTGTAGATGCTCTGGGAAATCCGGTTCGCTTAATACTGACAGCAGGTCAAGCATCAGAATATGGTCAGGCAAATGCATTAATAGAGGCTTTTTCTGCAGATTATGTTCTTGCAGATAAAGGCTATGACTCAGATGCATTCATTCTGGCTATCGGCTGTATAGGGGCTGAACCGGTTATCCCGCCGAGAAAAGGAAGACTGCAACCAAGGCTCTATGACAGAGAGCTTTACAAGGAGCGCAATCTTGTAGAAAGGTTATTTCAAAAGCTGAAGCACTTCCGGAGAATCGCAGCCCGATACGAACGGTTGGGTCGAAATTACTTGGGAATGCTTCAGTTGACAGCTTCTTTGGTCTGGTTGGCGTAA
- a CDS encoding type I secretion system permease/ATPase, translating into MDQTIAATEEWGVPEQDQMEFDPLLECLAFLTRHYGKPYSNDSLRAGLPLEEGLFNADLFIRSANRAGLASKVHKRELVDISPLVTPVVLFLKKRKACVLLDIDHEEGHARVVLPETGDGVKRISLEDLADHYSGYAIYIREKHRYDKRSPTTLDVKSRHWFWGTILGSWRIYRDVLLASLMINLFVVASPLFVMNVYDRVVPNQAFDTLWVLAVGAIIVFSFDFVLKMIRSYFIDLAGKKSDILLSSRIMERVLGLSMSARPASVGSFAKNLQDFESIREFITSSTVTALVDLPFTFIILMVIFMLGGPLAFIPLFCMFLIGVYSFAIQGPLRRSVEKTLRSNSQKSATLIESLTGMEALKIAQAESDIQYKWEKSVGHIATWSIRTKMLSSSASTISAYVQQMCNIGLVATGVFLISEGDLSMGGLIATVMLAGRCLAPMAQVAGLATRYNQAKSALDGLNQVMEMPIERHEDRDYVNRPELKGAIEFDQVDFTYPEQEIQALRGISLNFKAGEKVAIIGRIGSGKTTIEKLILGLYEPENGAVRIDGIDLRQLNPSDLRSSIGCVSQDITLFYGTIKENITLGASFIDDEALLKAAEIAGVTEFANKHPNGMDMMVGERGQNLSGGQRQSIALARALLMDPPILVLDEPSSSMDNTTEQRMKEQLKTRCKDKTIVLVTHKASMLDMVDRLVVVDNGKVVADGPKEQVHAALKQGKLKIE; encoded by the coding sequence ATGGATCAGACAATTGCAGCAACTGAGGAATGGGGTGTACCAGAGCAGGATCAGATGGAATTTGATCCCTTGCTGGAATGCCTGGCTTTCCTCACACGTCATTACGGAAAACCGTATTCCAACGACTCTCTCAGAGCCGGTCTGCCCCTTGAAGAAGGTTTGTTTAATGCAGACCTTTTTATCCGCTCAGCCAACCGTGCCGGCTTGGCCAGCAAGGTGCATAAGCGGGAATTGGTGGATATATCGCCTCTGGTCACTCCGGTTGTTCTGTTTCTGAAAAAACGCAAAGCCTGTGTCTTATTGGACATTGACCATGAAGAAGGTCATGCCCGGGTGGTTTTGCCAGAAACCGGTGATGGCGTTAAGCGTATTTCTCTGGAAGACCTTGCAGACCATTACAGCGGTTATGCGATTTATATTCGGGAAAAACACCGCTACGACAAGCGCAGCCCCACCACGCTGGATGTAAAATCCAGACACTGGTTCTGGGGGACGATTCTTGGCTCATGGCGGATTTATCGCGATGTACTGCTGGCTTCGTTAATGATTAACCTGTTTGTTGTGGCAAGCCCGCTGTTTGTAATGAACGTTTATGACCGGGTGGTGCCCAATCAGGCTTTTGATACCCTCTGGGTGCTGGCTGTTGGAGCCATTATCGTGTTCAGCTTCGATTTTGTGCTGAAAATGATACGAAGCTATTTTATTGATTTGGCAGGAAAAAAGTCCGATATTCTGTTGTCATCCAGAATCATGGAACGTGTGCTTGGGCTTAGTATGTCGGCGCGCCCGGCTTCGGTTGGTTCCTTTGCTAAAAACCTTCAGGACTTTGAAAGTATTCGGGAGTTTATTACTTCCTCAACGGTGACTGCACTTGTTGATCTGCCCTTCACCTTCATCATTCTGATGGTGATTTTCATGCTGGGCGGCCCTCTCGCCTTTATTCCGCTGTTCTGTATGTTCCTGATCGGAGTGTACAGCTTTGCCATTCAGGGGCCTTTGCGTCGTTCGGTGGAAAAGACCTTGCGTTCTAATTCCCAGAAAAGTGCGACATTGATTGAAAGCCTGACGGGTATGGAAGCATTGAAAATTGCCCAGGCTGAAAGCGATATACAGTACAAATGGGAAAAGTCAGTTGGGCATATCGCCACATGGAGCATTCGTACAAAAATGCTCAGTTCTTCTGCTTCAACCATCAGTGCCTATGTACAGCAAATGTGTAACATCGGTCTGGTGGCAACGGGCGTGTTCCTGATTTCAGAAGGTGACCTGAGTATGGGAGGGCTGATTGCTACCGTTATGCTGGCGGGTCGTTGCCTTGCTCCTATGGCCCAGGTTGCGGGTCTGGCTACCCGTTACAATCAGGCAAAATCTGCACTTGACGGTTTGAATCAGGTGATGGAGATGCCCATTGAACGCCATGAAGACCGGGACTATGTCAACCGTCCTGAACTGAAAGGTGCTATTGAATTCGACCAGGTTGATTTTACCTATCCTGAACAGGAAATTCAGGCTCTGCGCGGTATCTCCCTCAATTTCAAAGCTGGAGAGAAGGTCGCCATTATCGGGCGAATCGGTTCCGGCAAAACCACCATTGAAAAGCTTATTCTGGGTCTCTATGAGCCGGAAAATGGCGCCGTACGGATTGATGGCATTGACTTGCGGCAGCTGAACCCTTCGGATTTACGAAGCAGTATTGGCTGTGTATCCCAGGACATCACGCTGTTCTACGGAACCATCAAAGAAAACATCACTCTGGGCGCCAGTTTTATTGATGATGAGGCGTTACTGAAAGCGGCTGAGATAGCGGGTGTTACCGAGTTTGCCAACAAGCACCCTAACGGTATGGATATGATGGTGGGCGAGCGTGGACAGAATCTTTCTGGTGGACAACGGCAGAGCATCGCCCTGGCGCGGGCTCTGTTGATGGATCCTCCGATTCTGGTGCTCGATGAGCCCTCCAGCTCTATGGACAATACAACTGAGCAGCGCATGAAAGAGCAGCTCAAGACCCGTTGTAAAGATAAAACGATTGTTCTTGTTACTCACAAAGCGTCCATGCTCGATATGGTGGACAGGCTGGTGGTTGTGGATAACGGCAAAGTGGTTGCTGATGGGCCGAAGGAGCAGGTTCATGCTGCTCTGAAGCAGGGCAAGCTGAAGATTGAATAA